A stretch of the Bradyrhizobium arachidis genome encodes the following:
- a CDS encoding cupin domain-containing protein, whose protein sequence is MSFRRVVTGKNAAGKSVVVSDGASPREMALKHTPGFVSAPMWTIAGTPSLPANGKDPMSVPGSSLLPGPGGSSFMVVTFPPDNVMMSPDFDPAKAGPEHLAAAPGIAETFEMDNPGMHTTPTVDYACIIDGEIVLELDDGVTVQLKKGDTVVQQGARHAWRNPSSKSATLIFVLLGAASK, encoded by the coding sequence ATGAGCTTCAGACGCGTTGTTACCGGCAAGAATGCCGCGGGAAAATCTGTGGTGGTGAGCGATGGCGCCTCGCCGCGCGAAATGGCCCTCAAGCATACGCCGGGCTTCGTCTCTGCGCCGATGTGGACGATCGCCGGCACGCCATCCCTGCCCGCGAACGGCAAGGACCCGATGTCGGTCCCGGGCAGCAGCCTGCTGCCCGGTCCGGGTGGCTCCAGCTTCATGGTCGTCACCTTTCCACCTGACAATGTGATGATGTCGCCCGATTTTGATCCAGCCAAAGCCGGCCCCGAGCATCTCGCTGCGGCGCCCGGCATCGCCGAGACCTTCGAAATGGACAATCCGGGCATGCACACCACGCCGACGGTGGACTATGCCTGCATCATCGACGGTGAGATCGTGCTGGAGCTCGACGACGGCGTCACCGTCCAGTTGAAGAAGGGCGACACCGTTGTCCAGCAGGGTGCTCGCCATGCCTGGCGCAATCCGAGCAGCAAGTCCGCCACGCTTATCTTCGTGCTGCTGGGCGCGGCGTCCAAGTGA